The Campylobacter curvus genome includes the window GCCCGTGCTGATCGCTGATAGCGTGCGTGGCGTCGTGGCTGCCGTGCATGTAGGCAGAGCAGGCGTCGTGGGGCAAATCTGCACGAACGCGGTCAAGCTAATGAAAAGCGAATTTGGCTGCCAAAGCTGCGATCTGCGCGCATTTGTCGGAGCAAATATAAAAGGGGACTGCTACGAGGTGGGTGAGCTAAATTTAGGTAAATTTGAGCGCTACAAAAACGGCGGCAAATTTGACATGAACGCCGCACTCAAAGATGAATTCGCCGCACTTGGTGTGAGGGTTAAATTTAGCAAAATTTGCACGCACTGCGACGAGCGGTATTTTTCATACCGGAGAGATGGCGTAACGGGGCGATTTTGCGGATTTGCGATGCTAAAATGATAAAAAGATCGGTTAAAGGCAGTAAATTTGGCTTATGAAAATTTTAAAAATCAAGACCTTAGAGCTTTGAAAATAGTTCAAAATGCTAGAAAATTTGACGTTGAAATTTTACAAAACGAAGCTATCGTAAAGAGCTTTCTAAACTCTGATAAAATGGAGCTAAACGAGAGTGAGCGCCTAAAGATCGAGGAAATTTTTAAAATTTTAATGAAAATAGAAGAAGATACCCAGCTTAGTAAATAATGTGCAACTTAGTTGCATTTAATAAAATTTACGCTACTATTTTGACTTCCAAATTCAAAATAGGAGAGTGTTATGAAAATTAGCAAGAGTGCTTTTGCGTTGATCGTTGGCGGTATTTTGACATCGGCCGGTGCGCATGATTTTTGGCTAAATGCCTCAAATGACGAGGTTTTAAACATCCAAATAGGCTACGGGCATGAATTCCCGGGCGTAGAGCCTATCTCGCAAAAGCGCGTCCAACTTTTCCAGACGCCATATCTTTTAAAAAACGGCCAGAAATTCGAGGTCGAACAAAAGGGCGAGAATTTCAACTTCGAGGGCAAAAAGGTAGCCAAGGGATCGTATATCGTCGTTGGCGAATATAAACCGACGTTTTGGAGCCAAATGTCTGACGGCAAGTGGCAGATGCAAACGAACAGGAAAAACGGTCAAGGCGTGAAGTACTGCGAGCTGGCCAAAATGAGTGCCAAAGCGGTATTAAACGTCGGAGTGGCCGATGAAAGCGTCGTAAAGCCGATAGGTCAGACGCTAGAGATCGTCCCGCTTAGCAACCCTGCGAATTTCGCCGTAGACGAGTTTTTTGGCATGCAGGTGCTGTTTGAGGGCAAGCCGCTTGCAGGCGTGGATGTGGGCGTCATATCGCCATATCTTGAAAATACGCATGATAACGAGCAGCGCGCATTTTGGGGCAAGACCGATAAAAACGGGCGCATAAACATCAAGCTTTTCAAGGCCGGCGAATATGCGGTGAGCGTGCTTTATAAAACTGCGTATAAAGATAGCTCCGAGTGCGACGAGAACGTCTATGAGAGCACTTTTAAATTTTCTTTGAAGTAAATTTACGCTAAATTTCGCCTGAAATTTAAAGGAAAAAAATGAGAAAAATCGTGTTTAGTTTGCTGATATTATCGGCCTTTTTGCAGGCTTTGGCTCAGGGCTCGCAGGGCGTAGAGCTATCATCGCAAACAAAACACGAGCAAACCTCGCCCGATACGAAGCAGCCTCAAACCGAGCATAAACAACAAAAGCCGCCGGTAAGGATAATTTACAAGGGCGTGAGCAAAACGCCTATTTATCTATGCGAAAGAGGCAATATGCTCGGGTGCTTCAGGGCAGCAGAGATATATTACAGCGGAAGCGGAGTCAAGCGAAACGTTAGGACGGCGGTGATTTATTTCAAGCGCTCTTGTCTAGGCGGATACGGGCCTGCTTGCACGAGTTTGGGCGATCTTTACCGACTAGAAGGCGGCTTTAATTCGCGTAAAAAAGCGATCGGTCTTTACGAGGAAGGGTGTAAAAAGAGCGACGGCACGGCGTGTTTCGTGCTGGGGACTTACTACAAGAGCGGAGATATGGTAAAAAGGAACGAAGCAAAATCCGTAAAATTTCTAAAACGCGCCTGCGAGCTGAAATATGAAAAAGCGTGCGAACGCTAGCCTAAATTTACGCCCTTAAATTTAGTTTAATTTTAGAAAAATTTCAGTATAATCCAAGCCTTATTTCACACACACCAGTCCTAAAATTTGGTTGCAAAATTTCAAAATTTTGTTAATGGGTGTGGAGGATAAACCTAAATTTCGGGCAAAGCCCATAAGGAGCAAACTCATGGTCACAATGAGAGATTTACTAGAGTGTGGCGTTCACTTCGGACACCAAACACGCAGATGGAACCCAAAGATGAAAAAATTTATCTTTGGAGAGAGAAAAGGTATCTATATCATAGATCTACAAAAGACGATCCGTTATTTCCGCTATACCTACAACATCGTTCGCGACGCGGCCGCCGAGGGCAAGACTATCCTTTTTGTGGGTACTAAAAAGCAAGCGGTCGAAGCGATCAAAGAGTATGCAGAAAAATGCGGCATGCCATATGTCAATCATCGCTGGCTAGGCGGTATGATGACAAATTTCGGCACTATCCGTCAGTCTATCCGCAAGCTTGAGGTCATCGAGACGATGGAAGAAGACGGCTCTATAAATTTACTGACTAAAAAAGAAGCGCTAATGCTTCGCCGCAAAAAAGAGAAGCTGATCGCTACGCTTGGCGGTATCCGCAATATGAAAAATTTACCTGATATGGTGTTTATCGTCGATACCGTTAAAGAAAAGATCGCCGTTCAAGAGGCAAACCGCCTAAAAATGCCAGTCGTCGCACCGATAGATACAAACTGCGATCCTGACGTGGTAGACTACCCTATCCCCGGCAATGACGATGCGATACGCTCAGTCCAGCTTTTCTGCCAAGAGATGGCTGAGGCGATAAACGAAGGCAAATCGCTTCTTGAGCAAGATAGCGAAGCAAATGCAGATGACGCCGAAGTGAGCCAAGAGGAAAAAGACGCGGTCGTTGCAGAGGCGATGAGCGAGGAAGATTTCGCCAGCGAGGATGATGAATAATGGAAATCACTGCACAAATGGTAAAAGAGCTCCGTGAAAGCACGGGAGCTGGTATGATGGACTGCAAAAAGGCTTTGAGCGAGGCTGATGGCGATATGCAAAAGGCCGTCGATATACTTCGCGAAAAGGGTCTTGGTCAGGCTGCGAAAAAGGCGGACCGTTTAGCTAGCGAAGGGCTAGTAAGCGTCGAGGTTTGCGAGCACTGCAAAAAAGCGACTATAAGCGAGATAAATTCCGAAACCGACTTCGTCGCTAGAAATCCGCAGTTTCAAGCGCTCACAAAAGATACTACGGCTCATATCCAAGCAAAAGGTATCACAAGCGTTGAAGAGCTAAACGAAAGCACGCTAAACGGCGTGAAATTTGAAGAATATTTCAAAACTCAGATCGCAACTATCGGTGAAAATTTGGTCGTTCGCAGGTTTGAAACCATAAGCGCCGATGAAAAAGGCGTAGTAAACGGCTACGTGCATTCAAACGGACGCGTGGGCGTGCTCATAGGCGCAGCGTGCCAGAGTGAAGAGGTCGCGCAAAAAGCGGCTGAATTTATCAGAAATCTATGCATGCATGCAGCTGCGATGAAGCCAACCGTGATAAGCTACAAAGACCTTGAGAAGGACTTTGTCGAAAAAGAATTCATCGCGTTAAAAGCAGAGCTGGAAAAGGAAAACGAGGAGCTAAAGCGCCTTGGCAAGCCGCTTCATCATATACCTCGTTTTGCCAGTAGGTCTCAGATCACTCCTGAAATTCTAGCCGGTGTTGAAAACGAGATTAAAGAGGAGCTAAAAGCCGAGGGCAAGCCTGAGAAAATTTGGGATAAGATAATCCCGGGCAAGATCGAGAGATTTTACGCTGACAATACGATCTTGGATCAGCGCTTAACGCTTCTAGGCCAGTTTTACGTCATGGACGATAAAAAAACGATCGAGCAAGTGGTCGCTGAAAAGAGCAAAGAGCTTGGCGGTAAGATCGAGATCGTAAAATACGTCCGCTTCGAGCTTGGCGAGGGACTAGAGAAAAAAGTCGATGACTTTGCGGCTGAAGTAGCGGCGCAAATCGGCTAAATGGAAATTTTAAGAGCGTCTAATCTAGGCTTTGCGTATGATTATACGCTCTTTGAAAATGTAAATTTTACGCTTAATAGTAGCGAGAGTGCCGCTATATTAGGTGTTAGCGGCTGCGGTAAATCGACACTGTTACACATACTTTCGACTCTTTTAAAGCCAAAAACCGGCGAAGTCGTTTATGACGCCAAATCTCTTTATTCACTTTCTCAAAACGAGCTTATAAAGATTCGTCGACTCGAATTTGGTATCATATTTCAGGCCCACTATCTTTTTAAAGGCTTTAACGCACATGAAAATATCGAGCTTGCAAGCATCTTGGCAAAAGAGCCTATCGATAAAAGCCAGCTTGAAGCACTAAAAATTTCAGATGTGCTAAATCAAAAGGTAGGCGAGCTTAGCGGCGGGCAGCAGCAGCGTATTTCGATCGCTAGGGTGCTGACTAAAAAGCCCCGTGTTATCTTTGCCGACGAGCCGACCGGAAATTTAGACAAGCAGACCGCCCTTGAAGTGATGCAGACGCTGTTTAACTATATCAAAGCAAACGACGCTGCGCTCGTATTAGTCACGCACGATAATGAGCTCGCGCTTAAATGCGACAACGTCTACAAACTGGAAAACAAAGAATTATCCAAAATTTCATCCTAAATTTTGACGCCAAATTTCTATAAGATATCGCTTTATTTGCTCGTGACGAAGTCTCGTTGCAAGATCAAAAAATAAATTTATCTATATGAAATTCAAAACGGGCTAAAATTCCGTCAAAAAACAAAAGAGAGATATGGAGCTAGTTTCGTTTTTTGGCGCTGATAGAGCGATCACCTTCATGCTTTTGTTCGCTCGTCTTAGCGGACTCATCGTCTTTTTTCCGTTTTACTCGCATAACCAGATCCCGCTCACGGCGCGGACTTTGCTGGTTTTTATGCTTTGTATCGTCTTTTTTCCGATGTCACACGCGCACGAACATGCCATAAATTTTTTATTCGTCGAAATTTTGAGCGAGGCGATGCTGGGTCTTTGCGCGGGACTGATGCTCACGATCGTGTTTGCTACGCTTCAGATGGCTGGAGAGCAAATCTCTATGGTTATGGGATTTTCGATGGCGACGGTGCTAGATCCACAAACTGGAGTAAGCTCGCCGGTCATTGCAAATATGATAAATTTCCTCGCCCTTCTTACGTTTTTGATGTTTGACGGTCATCATTTGCTGCTGCAGTTTTACGCTGCTTCCCTTGCACATGTACCTTTAGGCGACTTTTATCCAAGGGCTGGGGTGATGAGCTACGCTTTAAAAATTTTTGCGAATTTGTTCATGTTCGGTTTTATTTTATCTTTTCCGATCATTGCGCTCTCTTTGCTCTCGGACTCGATATTTGGGATGCTTATGAAAACGATGCCGCAGTTTAACCTGCTAGTCGTGGGCTATCCGATAAAGATCACGATCGGATTTGCCGTTTTGATCGCGATTTTAGCGGGTATGATGAAAATAGTCGGCGATATGCTGTTACAAATTATTAACGATTTGCCGAATTTGTTTTTTTAAATTAAGAAAAGCACAATGAAATTTATCATAAAATAAGTCTTTCAGGCAAAGGAGAGATAATGAAAGTTGCACTCGTAAATAAAAACCCTGCCGTTTCGCGTTTGATAACTTTGAGCCTAAACAAGATCGGCGCACAATATACTGAATTTGACGATATCAGCGGTCTTGATCATAGCTTTGATTACGTTATCGTCGATAGTGACATCGATACAGGCGATTTTGACTTTAGCGGTTTTGATAGTGTCATGTATCTCGTGCCTCGTGGCGGACAAAAGCCGGAATTTGCAACGACTTTGCTTGAAAAGCCGTTTTTACCGACGGAATTTATAAATATTTTTGAACAAAGCAAGCCTAGTGCTGCAAATTTTGTAAAAGACGATGCGGTGAGCGATTTTAGCGACTTTGACGATACGCATGCAGCACAGCTTGAAGATGAGAATTTCGAGCTTCCAAAGATCGATGAAGAGCTACAAGAAGAGGCCGATCTAAACATAGATGACATCGATCTTGAGGATATAAAGCTTGATGAGCTTGATCTTGGCGAGGAGGATGAGTCCGCTACGGATGGCACCGAGGATGCGGACAAGCTGGCCGATGAGATCGAGCTTGACGAGACTGACTTTGAAGAGAAGGTCTTGGACGCGGGTGAGGCGGAGCAAAATTTAGCCTCGCAAGATAGCTTTGACGATGATGATCTTGTAAAAGACCTACTGCCTCAAAATGATGATAACAGCGACATGAACGAGCTAAGCTCGCTAGTAGATGAGATAGAGAATATGGACGATACGCCAAAACATAGCGATCAAGATGAAATTTCAGCCCAGCCAAAGTCTGATGATGAGACGAAATTTGATGCTATGAATGACGTATCAAATGAGCCTAAAGACGAGTTTGTAAGCGATATAGACGCTACGAAAAACGCTCTAAATGAGATCGAAGCGCTAGATGATTTAAAAGAAGAGGAAAATTTACAGAATTTAGACGAGAGCGCCGCGGCCGAGGAGAGTGACTTTGACGAGCCCGAAGAGAGCGAGGTGAAAGACGATCTGGTCGATACGCTTGCCGATGACTTTGACGGTAGCGATGAGGAATTTAGCACCGAGGTCGCTCAAACGATAGATGAAAATACTTTGGACGCCAAGCTCGAGGAAGCGTCAGATCTAAATTTAGACGAGCAGATCGATGATGCGCAGCTTAATGACGAGCTGATAAATTCCGCCTTGAGTGATGAAAATTTAGACCAAGACGAGCCTAAGATACAAATCGTCGATGAAACGAACGAGGACACTGATGAGCCGCAGCAAGAGGTAGCTTTACAAGATGAAGTGATAGATGAAAGCGATCTGGACGCAAAGCTTGAAGAAGCGGCCGATCTAAATTCAGACGAGCTAAGCGAAAATACGCCGCCAAACAGCATAGACGAGATAGATGAGGCGGATATGCTAAAGGCTTTTGGGCTAAAGGGCGAAGCGTCTGCCACAAAAAAGGAGAAAAGCGGTAAATATCCGCAGGATATCAAAGCGGAGCTTACTAAAAAGATAACCGAGCATATAACCAGCTCGCTTGATGAAAGCTCGATCAAAGAAGCGCTGAAAGATATGAATATCAAGATAAACATAAGCTTTGAGGAAAAGTAATTGCAGGGGCAAATTTTAGTTGTTTCAGGGCCTAGCGGTAGCGGCAAGAGCACTCTTTTAAACAGGCTTTTAAAAGAGGAGAGGGATCTGTGCTTTTCTATCTCAAGCACGACAAGAGCGATCAGAGACGGCGAAAAAGAGGGCGTGGATTATTATTTTATAAGCGAGGATGAGTTTAAAAAAGGCATAGAAAACGGAGAATTTCTAGAATGGGCGCAGGTGCATAAAAATTTTTATGGCACTAGTCTAAAGCCCGTTCTGGCTGCGCTAAATGACGGCAAGATCGTGATCTTTGACATCGATGTGCAGGGCTTTCATATAGCACTTGAAAAGTTTAAAAGCTACATCACGTCGATCTTTATCACGACTACAAATAAAAAAGAGCTTAAAAGACGTCTGCAAAATCGTGGCACAGACAATGCTGAAACGATAGAAAACCGCCTGATGAACGCAGTCGGTGAGATGGAGCATATCTTAGAGTATGATTATTTTTTGATAAATGACGACATAGAAAAGAGCTATCGCGGGCTAAAATCTGTGGTGCACGCGATGAGGCTAAAGAGCGCAAACATAAATTTACGTCAAACCGTTGATAGCTGGATAGACTGCTAGAAAATTCAGAATTTTATGCTAAGATTTCGTAAAAATTTTAAATGAGGAGAA containing:
- the gmk gene encoding guanylate kinase, whose protein sequence is MQGQILVVSGPSGSGKSTLLNRLLKEERDLCFSISSTTRAIRDGEKEGVDYYFISEDEFKKGIENGEFLEWAQVHKNFYGTSLKPVLAALNDGKIVIFDIDVQGFHIALEKFKSYITSIFITTTNKKELKRRLQNRGTDNAETIENRLMNAVGEMEHILEYDYFLINDDIEKSYRGLKSVVHAMRLKSANINLRQTVDSWIDC
- a CDS encoding tetratricopeptide repeat protein, whose protein sequence is MRKIVFSLLILSAFLQALAQGSQGVELSSQTKHEQTSPDTKQPQTEHKQQKPPVRIIYKGVSKTPIYLCERGNMLGCFRAAEIYYSGSGVKRNVRTAVIYFKRSCLGGYGPACTSLGDLYRLEGGFNSRKKAIGLYEEGCKKSDGTACFVLGTYYKSGDMVKRNEAKSVKFLKRACELKYEKACER
- the rpsB gene encoding 30S ribosomal protein S2; this encodes MVTMRDLLECGVHFGHQTRRWNPKMKKFIFGERKGIYIIDLQKTIRYFRYTYNIVRDAAAEGKTILFVGTKKQAVEAIKEYAEKCGMPYVNHRWLGGMMTNFGTIRQSIRKLEVIETMEEDGSINLLTKKEALMLRRKKEKLIATLGGIRNMKNLPDMVFIVDTVKEKIAVQEANRLKMPVVAPIDTNCDPDVVDYPIPGNDDAIRSVQLFCQEMAEAINEGKSLLEQDSEANADDAEVSQEEKDAVVAEAMSEEDFASEDDE
- a CDS encoding polyphenol oxidase family protein, producing MLNLDVAFEDERVLAGFTTRFGGVSVGAYAELNLGDHVGDLSQNVAKNREILASNLGLPLQNLKFMKQIHSNEVRILRDLNDELPPCDGLVTDLKGAMLCVLVADCSPVLIADSVRGVVAAVHVGRAGVVGQICTNAVKLMKSEFGCQSCDLRAFVGANIKGDCYEVGELNLGKFERYKNGGKFDMNAALKDEFAALGVRVKFSKICTHCDERYFSYRRDGVTGRFCGFAMLK
- a CDS encoding DUF4198 domain-containing protein, giving the protein MKISKSAFALIVGGILTSAGAHDFWLNASNDEVLNIQIGYGHEFPGVEPISQKRVQLFQTPYLLKNGQKFEVEQKGENFNFEGKKVAKGSYIVVGEYKPTFWSQMSDGKWQMQTNRKNGQGVKYCELAKMSAKAVLNVGVADESVVKPIGQTLEIVPLSNPANFAVDEFFGMQVLFEGKPLAGVDVGVISPYLENTHDNEQRAFWGKTDKNGRINIKLFKAGEYAVSVLYKTAYKDSSECDENVYESTFKFSLK
- the tsf gene encoding translation elongation factor Ts encodes the protein MEITAQMVKELRESTGAGMMDCKKALSEADGDMQKAVDILREKGLGQAAKKADRLASEGLVSVEVCEHCKKATISEINSETDFVARNPQFQALTKDTTAHIQAKGITSVEELNESTLNGVKFEEYFKTQIATIGENLVVRRFETISADEKGVVNGYVHSNGRVGVLIGAACQSEEVAQKAAEFIRNLCMHAAAMKPTVISYKDLEKDFVEKEFIALKAELEKENEELKRLGKPLHHIPRFASRSQITPEILAGVENEIKEELKAEGKPEKIWDKIIPGKIERFYADNTILDQRLTLLGQFYVMDDKKTIEQVVAEKSKELGGKIEIVKYVRFELGEGLEKKVDDFAAEVAAQIG
- the fliR gene encoding flagellar biosynthetic protein FliR, coding for MELVSFFGADRAITFMLLFARLSGLIVFFPFYSHNQIPLTARTLLVFMLCIVFFPMSHAHEHAINFLFVEILSEAMLGLCAGLMLTIVFATLQMAGEQISMVMGFSMATVLDPQTGVSSPVIANMINFLALLTFLMFDGHHLLLQFYAASLAHVPLGDFYPRAGVMSYALKIFANLFMFGFILSFPIIALSLLSDSIFGMLMKTMPQFNLLVVGYPIKITIGFAVLIAILAGMMKIVGDMLLQIINDLPNLFF
- a CDS encoding ABC transporter ATP-binding protein: MEILRASNLGFAYDYTLFENVNFTLNSSESAAILGVSGCGKSTLLHILSTLLKPKTGEVVYDAKSLYSLSQNELIKIRRLEFGIIFQAHYLFKGFNAHENIELASILAKEPIDKSQLEALKISDVLNQKVGELSGGQQQRISIARVLTKKPRVIFADEPTGNLDKQTALEVMQTLFNYIKANDAALVLVTHDNELALKCDNVYKLENKELSKISS